From the genome of Phlebotomus papatasi isolate M1 chromosome 2, Ppap_2.1, whole genome shotgun sequence:
ccaaaacccccaaagtgaagatttttattttcagcactgtaTCCACTGTATCTTTTCATCCCCGTAATTTCACAAGActtcatgaatttagaagatcagcctgatcctccaaattatgaGCTGATCCCTGAATGTATTGACACCAattctcatttttcgggctaatccctaagccgatccctgtgtctattttaggCTTTAGCGTAGTGGCTTGATGATAGATCTGGCCAAAACAATGGTGGAATATCATGGCTTCGATAGAGCGGCAGAAGACGCTTCTTGAGACAGTCTTCGATGTAAATCTCTTTGTTCATGATCCcggtcatgaaaaattcttgacttaAAAGACCACACGAGCaaattgccatccaaaccaagTATTTTTTCGGGAACTTGGTGTAGTTCTTGTATCGATACTTGCTGTGTACATCTGTGTGAGTCTTTGCCGTATAGTATTGTTGTCCAAGCAATTGGTGGAAGTCGGCTTTCACGATGGTTTCGTCGTCCATTAAAACACTCTTTCTAAACATTTAAGAAGGTGAACATTTAGCTTTCTGGACCTTGTTTTGGCGGACTGTCGTTGCTTATCTGTACGATGAGGTGCAGGTTGGGCTTTATAAGTCACTAAATCattctttttcttaattttatgaacTAGGTAGTGTGAAATACCCGTCTTTTTGGCCACATCTCGGAGGGATAGAGAAGGGTTCCTCTTAAAGTACCCCAGCACCCTTTTCTCCATGTCACGGTTTTGAATTCCAGGCTTCCTACCACCAGCTTGCTTTCGGTGAGTTTTCCTATTTCCGCATAAGTCGCATTTGGACTTTGTAGGTAAATGTCAATTATTGGTTGTCGGATTCTCTATATCTTCTTAAGATATCTcaaccaaaaatcaatattttttaacgaaAGTGGtgtcaaaataaaactaatgaaatgcactaaaaatgacaactgacaaacaaaaagtaaacagtagttgaaactatcaaaatcatatcaaatgttggggaaattcaaacgattccacgctagttgcatacaagcgccaaagcctgaagtttgaaatgtaatatttttaatacaaattgatattttgttatattatagggggcaagcaatatctactcttaaatctaatatacttaggaggtgaccttcttatgcaatcgactggtgtgggctccagactgtcgcgagctctccgcactatgtcctatcacttgtacgactcgagacgaactcacgtccgtactcactgagatcgtacgatcgactaaactattacagtcgtctccaccatcaccagaggcgctggcctagaaaggagacattgcgtctcgaatatttagggttgcctcagcagagcatttattgctataaggcgggaaatttaagctctacaTCTCGGCCGTCCTGACCTTACCAATGTCCTCATTGGAGTACTTGACTAATCCGAAGATTCAGGGTTGTCTTGAGGAAAGGTAACAGTCCTTGACTTACCGAATTCCTAACCATTTCATTATCCTGTTAGTTAAATCTCATCTAATCCTCTTTACAAATCTAGGGACTTCATTATTTGCTCGCTTCTTTTGTCACCAAGACAATATTTCGGATGAATGCTACCAAAAACAATTCCGAATACACCTTCTCATAATTGTCACAAAGACTTAGGAATTAGGCTATCAAAAGTCATTCCTTCTACTGCATCAGATAATACTGTCTTCTAGTGATATCCTTGGAAATTGTTATTCCTCGTATAGTCAATCCATTTCTTTTTGTCGTCGTCGTCGTCTAGCCGTTCTCTTCCAATTGTCACTTAGACTGACTTAGACTGTCACAAAGACTAATTTGTCACAAAGACTCTACAAATGTGTTGTATCAGTTGGCAGCACTGCCGCAAAGCAAACCCGGATAACCGGGATAATAATTGAAGTGTCAGTGAGTCGATGGTGCCAAGCCAACATATGTAGATGTGTAGcggaaataaataaaagattgaGTAAAAACTAAGGATAGTTTAGTGGCGACGACATCGAAAATGCCTCAAGGAGGAGCTAATGATACTGCTCAAGGTGATGGAGCAAGTTCCAGTGACGGAAATCAAGGAGATTTCCAAGGAAATTCGAATAGGGTCGGAGGGCAAAGAGTTGTGACGTCATCGTTTCAAATGCCCACGAACATCAAGGAATTTCCCGCTTTGAGAGGAAAATGGCGTCGTTGGCTTGGAAGAATGGAGACAATTTTTAATCTGTACAAGATTTCTGAAGACACGATGAAGAAAGAATGGATTATTTTCTACTTGAATCTGGAGTCTTATGATCAGCTGTGTAATATTATTACACCTAGGGAGCCGAAAGATCTCTCGTACAATGAGTTGATTCAGATTCTGGAGGATTATTACGATCCAAAGCCACTGGAGATCGTTGAGAACGTGAACTTCAGAAAGAGAATCCAGAAAGAAGGTGAAAGTATGGATGATTTCATGGCAGCTTTGAGAGGTCTCACGAAATATTGCAACTTGGGATGTAATAGCTGTGACAATCTCAACAAATCCCTTCGAAATCAGTTTGTGTTTGGATTGTGGGACAAAGATGTCCAAAAGAGATTGCTGGAAAAGAAAGACCTCAGTTTGGAACGTGCTTTGGAGATTGCTAAATCCATGGAATCCTCCGAGAAGGGGAAGGAGGATATGACAGCAAAAGCAACCAAACAAGATACATTGCAGCTGGAGGCGACGGATGTGCACAAGATTCAACCAAATGAgcaaaaggaaaacaaaaagGAGGTTAGGTGCTACCGTTGTGGGATGAAAAATCACCTGGCCAACAACTGCTTCCATGAAAATTCTACATGTAATCAATGTGGACAAACCGGTCATCTCCAGAGGGTCTGCAAGCAGAAGAACACCAAGAAATCTGAGACCAAGGCAGCTGAGAAGAAAATTCAACGAGTCAACGAAGTCGATGACATCTTGCACGTGGAGGAAATCGTCGAGCCTAAGGTTtacttaaaattcaaatttattaacaACAAATCAGTTTCAGATTTTGTAAAATTCGAGGTTGACAGTGGCTCGGGCATTTCTATCGCGGGTTTAAAGTATAAAGATGATTTTTTCCCTGATGAAACTATAATTCCCACCAAGAAGGAATTCTTGCATTATGGGGGAGGGAAAATAGCAGTTGTGGGGTTCATAAGGGTTTCAGCACTGATTGGGAAGCGGGTGTTGCGGAATGTGAATCTGTACTTCACAGAAGATCGCTTGAGACCCCCACTACTTGGAAGGGAATGGATCAAAAGAGCTAAATGGGTTAATTGGAACAAGGTGTTGCTTGATATTAGGCAAATTGAAGCCCAGGAAAGTCAGGTTGATAAGACTAAATTGGTCTCTGAACTAAAAAAGGATTTTAAGAGGGTATTTGAGAAAACAACAGGGAAAATTGAGGGGATGCAAGCGGAactaaaattacaagaaaatgcgAGTCCAGTGTTCCTCAAACATAGAAATGTCCCAATTCCTAAAAAAGAAGCGGTGGAAAATGAGATCGATCGTTTGGTTAGGGAAGGAATACTGGTTAAAGTCAACCAGAGCAGGTATGCGTCCCCTGCAGTTCCAGTTTTCAAAGCCAATGGAAATGTCAGACTTTGTGGAAGTTATGACATGACGATTAACCCTCAATTGATTATTGATAAGCATCCTTTACCTTCTGTAGAGGAATTGTTTGCGAACATGGCAGGGGGACAAAAGTTTTCAAAGTTAGATCTCACTCAAGCATATTTGCAACTAGAGGTAAGGGAAGAGGACAGAGAGTTGTTGACTCTTAACACACATAAGGGCTTGTACCAACCTACCAGGTTAATGTATGGGGTGGCTTCGGCGGTAGGAATTTGGCAGAGACTCATGGATTCTGAATTGCGCGATATTCCAGGGGTATCAGTTTTTTTGGACGACATTAAAATTACTGGCCCGGACGATAAGACCCACATGGAAAGACTGAGAGAAGTTTTGGGTAGACTTGATCGTCGGAACATGAGAGTTAATTTGGAAAAGTGTAGTTTTTTTGAGGACAAAATTGAGTACTGTGGGTACACTATCGATAAAGACGGTATTCATAAGAGTCCTAAGAAGGTTCTCGCACTCGAGAACATGCCGCGTCCGCAGACCAAGGATGAAGCTAAGTCGTATTTGGGATTCATTAATTATTACGCGCGCTTCTTTAAGAATCTTAGCACGATTCTCCACCCTATTACTGAACTTACAAAAGAAAATGAGCCTTTCAGGTGGACGGAGGATTGCGAAAGGGCTTTTCTCAcagtaaaaaaagaaatgtcaaGTGAAAGTTTCCTTGTTCATTATGACCCGAAGAAAGAGCTAATTTTGGCTGTAGATGCTAGTCCTGTGGGAGTTGGGGCTGTGTTAAGTCACAAATATCCAGATGGATCAGAGCGACCAATTCAGTATGTTTCTCAGACACTTTCGAACACCCAGAAGAGATATTCCCAGATTGACAGGGAAGCATACGCGATAGTTTTTGGTATAAAGAAATTTTACCAATATATTTACGGGCGTCGTTTTACCTTGATTTCGGACAATCAGGCTTTAACGAAGATTTTCAATCCACAAAAGGGGATTCCGGCTTACGCGGCTATGCGTATGCAACACTATGCGATATTTTTGCAAGCATTTGATTTTGATATTCGTTTCAAGAAATCGGCCGATAATGCTAATGCAGACGTGTTTTCAAGGTTACCGGCgggaaatgaaaataattttgaaatggaCGAACCGGAAGTTCTTCAAATAAATTTGTTGAACACGTTGCCCGTTACTGCGGAGCAAATTAGGGTTGAGACTGAGA
Proteins encoded in this window:
- the LOC129801098 gene encoding uncharacterized protein K02A2.6-like, producing MPQGGANDTAQGDGASSSDGNQGDFQGNSNRVGGQRVVTSSFQMPTNIKEFPALRGKWRRWLGRMETIFNLYKISEDTMKKEWIIFYLNLESYDQLCNIITPREPKDLSYNELIQILEDYYDPKPLEIVENVNFRKRIQKEGESMDDFMAALRGLTKYCNLGCNSCDNLNKSLRNQFVFGLWDKDVQKRLLEKKDLSLERALEIAKSMESSEKGKEDMTAKATKQDTLQLEATDVHKIQPNEQKENKKEVRCYRCGMKNHLANNCFHENSTCNQCGQTGHLQRVCKQKNTKKSETKAAEKKIQRVNEVDDILHVEEIVEPKVYLKFKFINNKSVSDFVKFEVDSGSGISIAGLKYKDDFFPDETIIPTKKEFLHYGGGKIAVVGFIRVSALIGKRVLRNVNLYFTEDRLRPPLLGREWIKRAKWVNWNKVLLDIRQIEAQESQVDKTKLVSELKKDFKRVFEKTTGKIEGMQAELKLQENASPVFLKHRNVPIPKKEAVENEIDRLVREGILVKVNQSRYASPAVPVFKANGNVRLCGSYDMTINPQLIIDKHPLPSVEELFANMAGGQKFSKLDLTQAYLQLEVREEDRELLTLNTHKGLYQPTRLMYGVASAVGIWQRLMDSELRDIPGVSVFLDDIKITGPDDKTHMERLREVLGRLDRRNMRVNLEKCSFFEDKIEYCGYTIDKDGIHKSPKKVLALENMPRPQTKDEAKSYLGFINYYARFFKNLSTILHPITELTKENEPFRWTEDCERAFLTVKKEMSSESFLVHYDPKKELILAVDASPVGVGAVLSHKYPDGSERPIQYVSQTLSNTQKRYSQIDREAYAIVFGIKKFYQYIYGRRFTLISDNQALTKIFNPQKGIPAYAAMRMQHYAIFLQAFDFDIRFKKSADNANADVFSRLPAGNENNFEMDEPEVLQINLLNTLPVTAEQIRVETEKSREIERLIKGLQDGKIVPRKDRFEIEQTEFSLCRGCLIRGTRVYIPPVLRDKILLEIHDGHFGMTRMKAIARGYCWWPGMDKDIEEKVLNCTVCQENRSYPPKDSTHVWEDSSKPFQRVHADYAGPVQGKYLFILVDSFSKWPEVKVCNDMTTSTTIKMLREIFAVHGLCDILVTDQGRQFMSLEFREFCEKNGIRHKTGGPFHPATNGQAERYVRTIKEKLEVLKEVDKSELDQKLCSILLNYRRTPHATTGVSPSVKLLNRQIKSRLDLIIPREDIVKSSSEVTTRRNFQEGERVAARNYGSWGSKWKFGRISQRLGKVHYFIKLDDGREWKRHVNQLRKVGNDVSRTENVSSSRSGGVEEDESIIGEGEGVPETPQIENASNSQEEKEQDSIRLEQDEQELNEHNPVGKARSVSTDSDGDSSEFEDAEDQLGSTDEEPSKAMSPPQSVEVFEPRRSQRIIKAPNRLNL